Proteins found in one Mytilus edulis chromosome 2, xbMytEdul2.2, whole genome shotgun sequence genomic segment:
- the LOC139510406 gene encoding uncharacterized protein, with translation MDQCSRFQMACLGTGGVGKTSIIKQYLYGNHSQEYSMTVEDTFIQNYNINGNNKRIDFIDTAGHFFFPAMQQIYISRAVGFILVYSISDSRSFEVIKIIWEQIKSARKDILSIPCVIVGNKVDIENKREVEAFDALEWAYNENLGGCFVEVSAKTNDGIKNVFDLLLEQLGNTRAQQTGPFRMRTTSFTRQQSKVDFTSKKMRKIAKKQLKYDIVSPSSKCFQDLMFDNYREKKIYRLKSQRSQDSLIKNDKQRKCYHRSRSDTWTHVMKKERKMSVKMTRRKSISAGDNLKVQQSKVASNIRHTNLLDCHDEKCVKADQYKAQNKSLDRTSNFIAKRLLRFYFRIIGKTTY, from the coding sequence ATGGATCAATGCTCAAGATTTCAAATGGCTTGTCTTGGTACAGGTGGCGTCGGTAAAACATCCATCATAAAGCAATATCTTTACGGAAATCATTCACAAGAATACAGTATGACAGTGGAAGATACTTTTATCCAGAATTATAATATCAATGGAAACAATAAACGTATCGACTTCATAGACACAGCAGGACATTTTTTCTTTCCCGCAATGCAACAAATTTATATCTCACGAGCAGTGGGTTTTATACTGGTTTACTCAATTAGCGACTCACGATCGTTTgaagttattaaaattatatggGAACAGATAAAATCAGCTCGCAAAGATATTCTTAGTATTCCATGCGTAATTGTTGGAAACAAGGTGGACATAGAAAACAAGAGAGAGGTTGAAGCATTCGATGCGTTAGAATGGGCTTATAATGAAAACCTAGGCGGGTGTTTTGTAGAAGTCTCTGCAAAAACTAATGACGGAATAAAGAATGTTTTCGACCTTCTTTTGGAACAGCTTGGAAACACCCGAGCTCAACAGACAGGGCCCTTCCGAATGAGAACGACAAGTTTTACCAGACAGCAATCCAAAGTAGATTTTACCAGTAAAAAGATGAGAAAAATCGCAAAGAAGCAGCTAAAATATGACATAGTTTCTCCGTCTTCTAAATGTTTTCAAGATTTGATGTTTGATAACTATAGAGAGAAAAAGATATACAGATTAAAATCACAAAGAAGCCAAGACTCTCTCATTAAGAATGACAAGCAACGCAAATGTTATCATCGTTCAAGGAGTGATACATGGACGCATGTCATGAAGAAAGAGAGAAAAATGAGCGTAAAAATGACACGCAGGAAAAGTATATCAGCAGGAGATAACTTGAAGGTGCAACAGAGCAAAGTAGCATCGAACATTCGGCATACAAATTTGTTAGACTGTCATGATGAAAAATGTGTGAAAGCAGATCAATATAAAGCACAAAATAAATCCTTGGATAGAACCTCTAACTTCATTGCCAAAAGATTATTGAGATTTTATTTTAGAATAATCGGCAAAACAACTTATTAA